The following DNA comes from Gimesia sp..
AAATCGGCAGCCAGAAAATTTCGAGTAGAAGGAACTTTCTGGATATGCACATGGTCATTGGCAATGTCAGTCAGATTTAGGTTTTGAATTTCTGACTGGACGGTCGTGAGGATACTTTCAATAATCGCAGTCATTTCTCTCTCCGACAGATACATCGCCAATGTGTTCGTAGGCGGACACGGGTGACTGACCTTACGGTGTAGACCAGACTATTCTGATCAGTGATCGTGTCCCCGGTTTCAATCTCTGCCCCACTTAATAACACATTGGGGATGTTCCAGACGATCCCCTCATGAGTTGAAGTCACGAGGCCTTTGGCTACGTCATTTCGAGTAAGATTTCTCATCCAGGCATGAGAGACTGTAGCCGAAGAAATCGAATCATTATTCACTCCACGTCTGGTAGTTAGCGTGATCGGTTCTGTTCCTGGAACTTTCAGGTAGAGCAAGTCCAGTTGTTGTTTAGACACCATCAGAGCACTACCTTCCGATATCGTGACAGGGATCCTTTGATGGAATCCAATAGACTGGCTTCAGATTCCGATCCAGTGAGGGTATAGCTGAAATCCTCGATGGACTCTGAATGAATTCGCCCTGCATGGGTGCGTGATTCCAACATTGCAGTGACCAGCCTGTTTGTCGCAAACTGGATATCCGCTGGCACGGTTTCCCATCCCGCGATATAAGCGACTTTGATATTTCCTTTTCCTCTTCCAGGAGAACTGGCAAGTTGTCCTCTTTGAGTCTTTTGAGGACGATTCCAGTCTGTACCCAGTCGGTAGAGAATTCCGCTGTCACTCACTTCTGTTGTTGAAGCATTATTCTTTCTTAGAACATAATCCGTCCCTGATACCAGCAAACTGGATTCTGGAAAGGCATCTGTACCATCTCCGTAATACCCCTTGGGATCTATTTGAACTGATGTGACAGACTGTACCGGACTCTGGTTCAGAACCAGGATTGGGGTTCCGGTCCCGCTGTAATACTCGGTGTAACTCGCCTGTTCAATTTCCCGCTGCAGGTAGCCTTTGACCAATTCCTCTGCCTGAGAAATCAGCAGATCTATCACAGAGTCCAGCGATGAATCACTGATACCCTGTAATGTTTTAATTGTGGTCTTAGTCGTCCAGGTCATATTTCACAGCCTTCTGTGGGTGTACGGGGAGTATTTGGTTATCAAGTTCAATTTGGAGCAGCAGGATGCAAAACAGTTCATTCCTCTTTTGTCGTTTCGGTTGTAGAGGAAGCGTGAGATGTCAGTCTGGTCTCATTTCTATTCTGGTAGAATGCCTGAGCGAACTCATACGATTTTCTGACATAATGTGTTGCATCAAATCCATGATGCGTCGTTGCACACATCTGTATAAATATCTGCTCCGCCAGACTGTCTATTTGAGTGTCTCTGGAAGATTGCCTGGTACTGCGCGCCATGGAGATCTCTCCTTAAAGAAATATGACGAAACTGGTAAGAAGAGAGTCAGGCAATTGCGGAATTCCTGATTTCATTCACATATCCGGCTCCCTGCAGAATGTAGAAGCCCGTTCCAAGCTGTGCATTACTTCCGACATCTGCAACATCGAACGAAACGAAAGTGAAGCCGTTATCTGTGTCCAGATCGGAGGCCAGTACTTCGATGGCGATTAACGACTCATTTTCTGCAACATCAATGGTTGCTGAGTCATAACTGGCGTCTGCCGCTTGTTCGACCAGAGTGAACTGGCCTATGGCGTCGATGTCAGTCGCACCGACTTTGTGCCGAATTCGGGTGAAATTCAGGGCTTTCGAATTTCCAGAAGAGGCCGCATCATGTTGTTGCGCTGATATGACCGGGTCATCGCCGGCAGTCCCGATTGAAGCCAGCAGGACGAAAACGCAACGTTCATAGTTTTGAAGATTCACCCGATCTCCCGTATTGACAGCCGTAGAAAGGTCAACTGGCATGAAGGCGGGGATGATATCATGCGATTCTAAGAATTCCTGATTGAACATTTAATTAAATCCTTTTTAGTCAGGTAGAAAATTATCAATGTAAGGTTTGGAAGGCTGGATTAAGATCGAGTAGCCAGAGTGACGAAGCTGGACTGTGTTGCGGTCCCTTTGTAGGGAGTCAATGGCTGAGTTTCCCAGGGCTTGCCATCAATTCGCATGATAAACCGCAGTGCCAACTGGTCGGTCAGGAACTCGACGTGCATTGATTCTGCCTGTTCAATGCCCCCTTTACTGATGGTGATGTAATCATCCAGACTGGCGAGCATGATGTCTCCTTCGGTGCCGAGCGTCTCATTGAACTCAGTGGGAATCACAGGCCGTCCCATTAAAGTCGCGTAAGATGCCTCTGACACACCGGAAGGCGGCATATAAACTAACTGGCCTCCAGCGGTAGAAACTCCAAGACTCATTTGATGAAGTTGTGGTTCAGTGTCCTGATTGATGAACCAGGCAGAATTTTTGCGAGAGGAAGCCCGCATTCTGCTCCACATATGCAGGATGTTCTCAGCGACAATACTGTTCGCTGCCTGGCCGGATTCTTTGGGAATCGTTACCCGGGCAGATGATTGCATGATTCCAAGCGGTTTTCCGACCCCATTTCCATTGAAGATGGATTCCCCGAGCATGAATTCCATTTCTTCAGTCACTTTTTTATTGACATACGCTTCGAGTGCCAGGCCGTTATCGTTGATAAGCTCTTCCGTAAGATAAACCAGAACAGCCAGCTTATTGAGTTTTAAGGTCGTCTCACCGAGCTTGGGAGCCGCACCCGTAAGAGGATCTCCCTCTCCAACCCAGTAGGCACGCAGACCACCAGCGCGCGAACCGTCAGCTCGACTGGATTCTGGATCCGTTGGGAAGGTCATATTATTACCGGCAACCTGGTAGTGGTCGGTCCGACTGAAAATATCGTTCTGGTAGATGTGCGTCAGAATCTCCTGATGAAATTCAGGTAAGATTGCAATTCCACCATCCGCTCCAACGACTTCCGACATTCCCTGGATGGCTTTGCACTTTCCCCAGGAGTTCTTTGTTTTTGAGATTAGCTCGCTTCGATCTTTGAAACCGCAGCGAATAAATTCTCCGAAAGATTTAAATTCGGAATAGGGTTGATATCCGCTGGGAAAAGTACGCATTGATTTGATGCGTTGTTGCTTTACGTTTTTCGAGCTGGTGGAGTTTTCTTCCTCCTGTTCCCAATAGCTGGTCAATCTGCCCTGTGCATCATGCCGAAGACCACTGATATCGGGGGAGTTTAACTGATCCACACTTTTGGTGAGACTTTCGATGTTGGAAGAGAGAGACTTTACTTTTTCCTCAAGCGTATCAGACATATGAATGTCCTTTCTAATAGAACGAGGGGTGACGATGGTGGTTTACAGAAAGCAGCCACTGCAGTTTCGTATGTATGAGACTGTCAAACTACTTTTTCTGAGCAGGTAGTAGATCGCAGATTTTTTGTTGAAGTACCGCTAGTGATTTCGAAAGTGCCTCAACATGCCCTTCAAGTTTCTGATTACTGATGTTGACTGGTGCCTCATTTTGTAACTTGATTTTCATCAGGATTTCCTCCATCAACTGGCGCTGATCGCTTGAACCTGTCAGTGTTTTGCAATTCTGAAGTTGAGTCGAGCCCATCCTGTTTGTGAATCGGTTTAGTTGTGTCTCCTTAAACAAAAGCGGAAACTCTGAGTTGTACGGGCTTTTTATTGAATCAGGACTCTGAGGAGAGTGCTCAGAGTCACTCAGGGAGGGGAGATGCTTATATATTTTTTGATAAAGTTGATTCAGATCATTCTGTTCGTCTTGAAGTGCCTGAAGAAAAGATTTCAGACGGTGTTGAATTCGTTCGTTTTCCAGAATTGCTTCTGTTGAATTCACCTGTTCTGTTAGCAGACTGATCGAGTCTGAAATGAATCGAAGCAGTTGGGCGCCCAATGGCAACCGCTGGTTTTTGTCTTTAACCTTTACTTCCGATTCACAGGTTTCTTTAGATGCAGACTTAATTGAGATGCTCTGCGATTCTTTTGGAGAATCGGAAAGTGGTGGATGATGAGCCTGTTGAGAGGCAGTCGAATTACTGTATCGACTGATTTCGATACTCGTGTTATTTGCAGCAGACCAACCTGGGATTGAGATCTGGTCAGCAGGTAAAACTGCCTGAAGTGACTTCAAGAGCGGTGCGGTGATTTTCCGGCCTTCGATAGTCCCTCGATCGAGTGTTCGAGCGATCGCATCAGGGTTGACTCCCAGTGCCCCCCAGGACCACTCAATCAATTCCCATTCTTCGAGAATAATCCCCGAACCTGAATTTGATGTCTTTCTGATTGCAGACTTGATGGGCAGGGCCCGCACAGATGTTGCTTTCACCAGGCCTTCTGCGATCAGGTGGAATATCTGTAAAGATTCCAGACACTTGTCAGTAAAAAATGAAGTGGCTGTAATTTCATGATCTGATACATCCAGAGCGAGTTTGCCGTCGGGCTGCTGACATTTGGCAATCGGGCGTGTGAGTTCTCCCAGGCCATGTTCCCAAAGAACGACTGGGTTGTTGCGATAATTCTCGAGATGAACACCCCGAGGTACGATTACGTCACCTTCTCGGTCTTCGCGTGGAGTGTTGATGACAGCTCGCGCCGACATCAGTCGTTCATCTACAACTGGTTGAGCTTGACAATGGAGTGAGAGGTCAGACGACTGATCAGCAAAACTGCAGAAGGAACCGAATTTCTGTGTTCGGTCTTTAAGAATCGTCTGTAAAGGAATGTCCGAATTTGAAGTATTCACAGTTTGCCCCGTTGAGTAGAACTATTTATTTGCGACAGGGCAGTGTTTTAAGGTTCGGCTCCACGGGGTCAATAAGATTCGATTCGGTTTTTTCTTTTTTTATTCCAAGACGGTTGGTGAATGATCAGTGTCTGGTTTGGCCTACGCTGTGTGCAGGAATCGATAGACGAAAGAGATGCATGGCATGCGAAGAGACTCTTTAGCAGCAAGATCATTTTACACTCTGAATTCTTTCAATAGGTAAAGAGAATTCAGAGTAGTTGTCTTAAATCTGAGAGTGCTGAATAAGCTGGCTCAATCTGCAATCTAATCGGACTAAATAGCAGAGAGCCGGATGAAAGACTCAACTTAATAGGGACTGACACACCTGATAAATCGAAAGAATAATGGAGCGATCAGGCAGCCCGTTTGTGGGATTCAGAATTGTCAGAGACTCTAGCTGTGTCAACTGAGGTGCCCTCTCGTGTTTCAGAGGCAATTCGATTTGAGTAAATACGATCAATAAAATCTGGAAATTGATTCCATGCTCCGGGGGCCTGATTCCAGATCATGGCGATTTTACTGAAGAATGTCATTTCGTATCTGGCTATCACCAGACTCTGGATCGTGTCATTGGGATCCAGATCAGAAGCCGTCCATTGTCGAGAACAGAGGTCATAGGCAGGTTCGCCGTTGCGACCGTTAGAAGGAATATCATACAGGATCGCCAGCTCATTTGAGGTATTCAGTTTTGCCGGAAAGCAGCGACACGTTTGAGGGCGATTTTGATAGATTCCGCAGCGGCCCAGTCCTTTGGGATGCTCATCATCGGGAAGGCATTCCATCAGAAAACGGCATTTTGTAGTTCCGGGGAAGGAACTGCTGGGAATGTGCTTAAGGCAAATCACGAAAGGAGTTTCAGGATCGTCCTCAAACAGAAAATGAGGTGCCAGGTTGCGTGAGATTAGTCCTTCGGTGTCTTCCCAGCGGCAGGCGAAATCCCAGAAATTCAAGTTCTGGCGATGAGTGAAATGATGGATGTCTGCACCGGAAATCGGAACCGCAAAAGAGCGACAACAACCAGAATGGCAGGAATCACAAATACCCATTCGTTTTTTAACTTACCAAGAAGGAGTTGGCGAAACTGAATATAGACACATGACTTTGGACAGGGAATAATCCTGTCGTTATAATCGGCGCAATCGGCAAACTCGCTTGAGCTTATTCGTGATTCAGTACTCTTTGGAAAAAAAAAGCCAAACAAATTACTGTGTAACTACCGTCAGGAAAGAGACTTAATGGCGTTGGACAGTCGCTGCATGCCTTCCCGAATTCCTTCCGGGTTTTGAACACCAAACGTTAACCGCATGTGATTTTTTTGTGGAGCCAGTTGTTCTTCGGCCGGGAGACCTTGATCAACAGCATAAAATAATTCGCCGGGAACGTACATTACTTTCTCTCCATGAACAGCGCGTTCGAATAGTGGACTTTGGAACCCGGTTTCAATTGACTCAGGCAGGGTCATCCAGACGTAGAGTCCCCCATTTGGATGTACCCAATGGACTCCAGGAATATCTGAAAAATATTCATCAGCGGCTTCCAGCATGCAGTCTCGTTTTTCGCGATACACGTTTTGGAGGGTTGCAACGTGGTCGTAATATAAATGATCGCTCATCACGCGAGTTAAAATATGCTGACTCAGATTCGTAGATCCAAAGTCATCATTTCCTTTCTTGTCACGTATGGCAGCGCAGATTTCAAGCGGGGCAACTCCAAAACCCACTCTTAACCCGGGGGAAAAACTTTTGGAAAAAGTTTGCGTTAGAATCACATTATCTCCAGAAGGATCAAAGCTTCGTATACTTGGGGTCACAGGCCCGTCATAACAGAGTTCCCGATAGGCGAGGTCTTCCAGGATAAAGATACGTTGTGACTTTGACCACTTGCGTGCGATTTCGACGATCTGTTGTCGGCGATCAATCGAAAGGGAGAGACCGGAAGGATTTTCATAGTCGCTAACTACGTAGATCATCTTGACTTTTGTCAGGTCACCCTGGGACTCCAGCATGTCGAGGGTTGATTCGAGCGAATCCATTCGCATACCGAATTCATCGGTTTCTACAGAGACGATTCGCGCTCCCAGTCCCTGAAGTACACCCAGAAAGACAAAATAGGTCGGAGCTGCAACCAGGCAGATATCGCCGGGATCGAGCAATATCTCACCAACCAGAGACAGATACTGCTGTGAGCCTGTGGTGGCAATGATGTTATCCACAGTGATTCCCAACTCGTCAGCAGGCTTTTGTTCCAGATTAGATAAATGGGACAGCAGTAATGTTCTTAAAGCGACAGATCCTGCCGTCGTTCCATACTGTAATGCTTCCAATCCCATTTTCGGATTGGCGAGCAGGCTCTCTAGAGCTTGCCTGGTAGATTCTACAGGGAGGCTTCCCTGGTCGACCAGGCCTGCTGCCAGTGACAGAACCCCCGGATTTTCTACACCCTGCTGCATGAGAAAACTGATGGGTAAATCGTGGCTCCAGGTTCTTTTTTTACTGAAACTGATATTACTGGGCGTGGACATGGTGCATAGCCTCTGGGAAATGGAACTTGCTTTTACCCGCAAATAAAGTTTGAATCAGCACATTGGTATAGAATTCAGCATAATCTTGATCCTCATGATTTACCATGAACTTTGAGGTGACTGAATTGAAATCAGGGTTCATTGTCAGCATACTGAAATAGAAATTTGCCTGAAGCCAGGTCTACTGCGGCTCACTCTACCTACTGATGCTTAATTCGTATTCAGAGCAGGAAACCACATCTTGAAATTGTTTATTTCCATTGCGACTTTGTCCATCGTCTTTTCTCTGAATACTCCACTTTCGGCAGCAGAATCAGCTGCTGAGCCCTTGCCACTTAACACGGGCTTGCATCCGGTCGACTGGATGATCATAGCCGTTTACGCAATTCTCACGATATTTCTGGGCTGGTATTTCAGTCGAGGACAGGAAGATACTTCTGAATATTTTGTAGGCAGCGGTCAGATGAATCCGTTTCTGATTGGTGTTTCACTCTTTGCCACACTCTTGAGTACAATCACTTATCTCTCTACTCCAGGAGAAATTCTGGGAAAAGGGCCCGTCTATCTGGTCAAAGACCTGGCAATGCCTTTCATTTTCATCATTGTCGGTTACGTGATGTTGCCGGTATATATGAAAAGTCGGGTTACCAGTGCATACGAACTATTGGAAGAAAAACTGGGGCTCGGCATTCGTATGCTGGGAGCAGTCATGTTCCTGGGCTTGCGATTAATCTGGATGTCGTTGCTGGTCTATTTGACAGCAAAAGCGATCACGACCATGTTGAATGTCGGAGAGGAGTGGATTCCCTATATCGTTCTGGGTACAGGGTTGGTAGCCATTATTTATACATCCCTGGGGGGCTTACGTGCTGTAGTCATCACCGATTTAATTCAGACGATTCTATTGTTTGGCGGAGCCTTGCTGGTGATTGCCACTATTACTTACCACTTGGGGGGCTTCAGCTGGTTTCCTACTCAGTGGGACTCTAACTGGGATACACAGCCATTTTTCAGTACTGACCCGGCGACACGCGTGACTTATGTTGGCACGTTTTTGTCAATTCTGATCTGGTATGTTGCTACCATGTGTGGAGACCAGGTTTCCGTGCAGCGATTCATGTCGACCCGGGATGCAGCGGCGGCACGACGATCTCTGGCTATCCAACTGACCGTTTCAGTGGTTGTATCATTGACTCTGGCGATGGTTGGTTTTGCGTTGCTGGGGTATTTCAATGCGTTTCCGAGTGAAATTCCTGCCGGTATGGAGCTCAAAAAGGATGCGGATAAATTTTTCCCACATTACATTGCAAATCATCTTCCCGTTGGAATATCAGGGTGTGTTGTGTCAGCGATGTTTGCAGCAGCCATGTCCAGTATCGATTCCGGTGTGAACTCCATCACAGCGGTCGTAATGACGGACTTTTTGGATCGATTTGGTTTCAAACCTAAAACAGAACGGGGACATGTTTTATCAGCACGTCTGCTGGCACTGGGAATTGGAGTCATCGTGGTTCTGTCCAGTTCATTGATGGGAAGTATTCCAGGAAACATCACTGCTGTGACGAATAAAACTGCGAACTTATTGACCACTCCTATTTTCTGTCTCTTCTTTTTTGCTCTTTTCGTCCCCTTTTCCAGACCCGCCGGCGTACTGGTCGGGACAGTATTGGGAACTACGACTGCCGTGTTGATTGCTTTTTCGGGACCTATTTTTATCGAGAATTATACATCTGATATGCCTGATCCGATCAGTTTTCAATGGATTGCGCCGGCCGCGGTTTCAATAAATATCGCCAGCGGTTGCCTGGTCAGTTATCTCATCGCCAGTGCGCAACAAAAGAAGTCGGGTGCGCAACGGGATCTGACTTCCGATTAATTTGCCCCATTCACCAACGCGGAATCAGCACGCAGGTGTAAAGCATCCATCAGATTTTTTCCCGATGGTAGACTGGGGGCCGTAGTATGATCCTCTGTTTGTGATTCAGAGTGTACAGGTTGCTTTCGGTCGGCGCTGACAATTTGGTTTCCTCCATTTTCTGGACCAAGAGGTGGTAGTCCACGGATCGCCCGCAATTCGTCTACTTTGATAATCTGGGCTCGAATATCTGTCGCCAGACGCTTTTCGAGCAGATCTGGATCATCAATTTGGGTCGCTTCAATTTCGATGGTCAGGTTCCTCCCGAACTGGGGGGCGAGATGCTCGGTATCATCTTCCGCCAATAAATCCAGAATGGGTTGAACAGTCAGAGAAATGAACTGCTTTAAACTGGCGTAAAAAGCGGCATAACTTCCTCCGTCTGAGATACCTGCAGCAATTCCAGGGACTCCATGTAAAGCCAGAATCGCATCTCTAAATTCGACGAATGAGGCGTTGTCATCCTGTCGAAATCTGACGACAAATACTGACATTGCACATCTAAAAAAACTGCTTCACATCCCCTGATCTTCCCACCCATGAAGACAAGTAGCGACATTCAGCGAAACGCGGTTGCTACCTGGGCTGCTACTTTTCCAATTCTCATCCACTCAGGCACACCCAAAATTAAAAATCAAAAAAACTGAAAAACATTCTGTGACGTTATCTTACGTGAGCGTGCGCTTCCGTGACTTTACATGACGTTGTGTGACGTGACCCATTTAACCGCTTCTCCGGTGATGCTGAACCGGATTGACGCTCCTAAAAATGAGTGTATCTTTCCTCGTGTTGTGAGTGACATTTAACGACTGGAAAGGAAAGCGAGTCAGAAATGACAACAGCAACTGAAAGCCCGGCAGATAAAAAATATGGATACACTTTCGGCTGTGATGGTGTTGTTGATTACTCGACAGCAGCTCGCATGCTTGGCGTCTGCAAACGGACTGTTGAGCGATATGTAGAGAACCAGGATGAGTTCAAGCGTTTCAGAGTCGGGCGTCATCCAGGCAAGAAGAATCAGAAGTGTGTGATTTGTCGTCGGTCTCTCAATGACTACATACGCTCGATAGAAAAATGATGCTCACCAGCTGAGCGAACCGCTAATTTTCAAAACTACATTTTATTTTCCGGGATCGGGGTACGCGCTGATCCAAGCCGAAAGGGGAGAACCAATGCTGATTTCAAAAGAGATGTTTGATATCGCCCGGGTGGCGGAGAAAGAACCGAATGAACGCAACTCAATCGATTGTGTGAGGTTTGAAACGGATGGTCTCCGCAATGAAGCGACGGCAACGAATGGCCGATGTGCCATTCTCGTGAAGTGGCCAGCGCTGGAAGAGACTGAAGGGGCAGAGCTCTATCTGATCCCCGCTTCCGATTGCCTGCAGATCAAACCAGGCATCAAGCGATTGGGCAAACTGGCAGCCGCCCGGGTGTCTGACTCCGAAGATGGATTCACCCTGTTTCAGGACTTCAATCTGATCGGGTCTGTCTTCCGCAGCCCGACCACAGGCAGGCCGTTTCCCAAAGCCAGGAAACTGATTGAGGATCGTGTCTATTCAGAGAATTCGGGGCCGTCTCATTCATTCAACATTTCACAGCTCAACAAACTGCTATCCACCATCGAAAAAGTCATCGGTCCTGATGAGATCGTTGATTTGCAATTCGACGAGAGTGAAGGCGGTGGCACGGTACTGGTAGTTACCCATCACGGAACGAAGATCATTGAATCCATCCTGATGGGCATCTCTTCGTAACCGTTTTTTCAACATCCATTTTTACGCAATTTTCAAGGAGGAGTCATGCTGGTTCTGAGTCGAAGTCGAGACGAAAAGATTTTCATTGGGGACAACATCACGGTCACTGTCGTGGATATCCGGGGCGATAAAGTCCGGTTGGGGATCGCCGCACCGACCGACATTCCCGTGCATCGTGAGGAAGTTTACGAAGCGATTAAGCAGGAACAACGGCTCAAAGCCGAGCAGGAAACTGATTACGAACGGATGTGGCGTGAATGGGCAGAAAACAAAGGCAAACCGTGCCAATGACTGGACGGTGGCAATAAGGCTGCGACCGCTACTGCAAGAAGCAACTGGCCACGACGTCAGAGCGGAGCCCCCAGGATGCGGGGCATTTTTTAACACGAGGGAGGTAACCAGAAATGAAATACAGGGGATCAGGCAGGGGCGTTCGACGGCGTTGCCACTGCGGTACTTACTACACATTTTATCGGAGATATCAGAATCATGAATGCACCAGCTGCAGCCTCGGATCACTTAGAAAGCGTAACGAAAAACGGACACGGAATCAGCCAGAGTCAATCGATTCAGGAGATATCGAAAGCCCTGTTCTCCGTCCAGTCCCAGATGATGTCAGTGACAAAGGATGCTGACAACACTTTTTACCGTGCCAAGTATGCAACCCTGCACGCTGTCTGGCAGACGCTGCAGCCATTGATGAAAGACGCTGGCCTGGTGGTGATGCAGAGCTCCGGGGATGCAAGACCGATTGTGATCCAAGGAAAGACATCCGAGCAGGTTGTGTTGTTCATTGATTTCTTTACCAGGATCACTCATTCAGAAACTGGGGAATGGATTCAATCTGTCACAGAGTTCCCCCTCGGGAAAATCGATCCCCAGGGTTACGGTTCTGCGATGACCTACGCACGGCGGTACTGTCTCTCCGCGCTGATGGGAATCGTGGTCGACGATGACGACGACGGAAACGCCGGCAGTGGAAAGCAGCCTCCCCAGAATCAGAACCGGAATGGTTCCCAGCCTCCACGACAGGGGCAGCAGCAACAACGCCAGCAGCAGCCCGCGAATCAACAGC
Coding sequences within:
- a CDS encoding phage head-tail connector protein, producing the protein MTWTTKTTIKTLQGISDSSLDSVIDLLISQAEELVKGYLQREIEQASYTEYYSGTGTPILVLNQSPVQSVTSVQIDPKGYYGDGTDAFPESSLLVSGTDYVLRKNNASTTEVSDSGILYRLGTDWNRPQKTQRGQLASSPGRGKGNIKVAYIAGWETVPADIQFATNRLVTAMLESRTHAGRIHSESIEDFSYTLTGSESEASLLDSIKGSLSRYRKVVL
- a CDS encoding sodium/solute symporter (Members of the Solute:Sodium Symporter (SSS), TC 2.A.21 as described in tcdb.org, catalyze solute:Na+ symport. Known solutes for members of the family include sugars, amino acids, nucleosides, inositols, vitamins, urea or anions, depending on the system.), with translation MKLFISIATLSIVFSLNTPLSAAESAAEPLPLNTGLHPVDWMIIAVYAILTIFLGWYFSRGQEDTSEYFVGSGQMNPFLIGVSLFATLLSTITYLSTPGEILGKGPVYLVKDLAMPFIFIIVGYVMLPVYMKSRVTSAYELLEEKLGLGIRMLGAVMFLGLRLIWMSLLVYLTAKAITTMLNVGEEWIPYIVLGTGLVAIIYTSLGGLRAVVITDLIQTILLFGGALLVIATITYHLGGFSWFPTQWDSNWDTQPFFSTDPATRVTYVGTFLSILIWYVATMCGDQVSVQRFMSTRDAAAARRSLAIQLTVSVVVSLTLAMVGFALLGYFNAFPSEIPAGMELKKDADKFFPHYIANHLPVGISGCVVSAMFAAAMSSIDSGVNSITAVVMTDFLDRFGFKPKTERGHVLSARLLALGIGVIVVLSSSLMGSIPGNITAVTNKTANLLTTPIFCLFFFALFVPFSRPAGVLVGTVLGTTTAVLIAFSGPIFIENYTSDMPDPISFQWIAPAAVSINIASGCLVSYLIASAQQKKSGAQRDLTSD
- a CDS encoding PLP-dependent aminotransferase family protein; protein product: MSTPSNISFSKKRTWSHDLPISFLMQQGVENPGVLSLAAGLVDQGSLPVESTRQALESLLANPKMGLEALQYGTTAGSVALRTLLLSHLSNLEQKPADELGITVDNIIATTGSQQYLSLVGEILLDPGDICLVAAPTYFVFLGVLQGLGARIVSVETDEFGMRMDSLESTLDMLESQGDLTKVKMIYVVSDYENPSGLSLSIDRRQQIVEIARKWSKSQRIFILEDLAYRELCYDGPVTPSIRSFDPSGDNVILTQTFSKSFSPGLRVGFGVAPLEICAAIRDKKGNDDFGSTNLSQHILTRVMSDHLYYDHVATLQNVYREKRDCMLEAADEYFSDIPGVHWVHPNGGLYVWMTLPESIETGFQSPLFERAVHGEKVMYVPGELFYAVDQGLPAEEQLAPQKNHMRLTFGVQNPEGIREGMQRLSNAIKSLS
- a CDS encoding helix-turn-helix domain-containing protein gives rise to the protein MTTATESPADKKYGYTFGCDGVVDYSTAARMLGVCKRTVERYVENQDEFKRFRVGRHPGKKNQKCVICRRSLNDYIRSIEK
- a CDS encoding phage major capsid protein; the protein is MSDTLEEKVKSLSSNIESLTKSVDQLNSPDISGLRHDAQGRLTSYWEQEEENSTSSKNVKQQRIKSMRTFPSGYQPYSEFKSFGEFIRCGFKDRSELISKTKNSWGKCKAIQGMSEVVGADGGIAILPEFHQEILTHIYQNDIFSRTDHYQVAGNNMTFPTDPESSRADGSRAGGLRAYWVGEGDPLTGAAPKLGETTLKLNKLAVLVYLTEELINDNGLALEAYVNKKVTEEMEFMLGESIFNGNGVGKPLGIMQSSARVTIPKESGQAANSIVAENILHMWSRMRASSRKNSAWFINQDTEPQLHQMSLGVSTAGGQLVYMPPSGVSEASYATLMGRPVIPTEFNETLGTEGDIMLASLDDYITISKGGIEQAESMHVEFLTDQLALRFIMRIDGKPWETQPLTPYKGTATQSSFVTLATRS
- the csrA gene encoding carbon storage regulator CsrA, translating into MLVLSRSRDEKIFIGDNITVTVVDIRGDKVRLGIAAPTDIPVHREEVYEAIKQEQRLKAEQETDYERMWREWAENKGKPCQ
- a CDS encoding ERF family protein; this translates as MNAPAAASDHLESVTKNGHGISQSQSIQEISKALFSVQSQMMSVTKDADNTFYRAKYATLHAVWQTLQPLMKDAGLVVMQSSGDARPIVIQGKTSEQVVLFIDFFTRITHSETGEWIQSVTEFPLGKIDPQGYGSAMTYARRYCLSALMGIVVDDDDDGNAGSGKQPPQNQNRNGSQPPRQGQQQQRQQQPANQQQRQQPQTGQPGPSNQAPPNQPPAGQPPEQPTALQRLGAFLKQAGCNGKDDANLLIDFVAPSHNWETVQNEEVALFVINLVNEGITAGRFTVQSVLQTARATEDASATFN